A window of Chitinophagales bacterium contains these coding sequences:
- a CDS encoding M48 family metallopeptidase: MVKKLILPLLALIVFSCSKNALTGKSQFTLLPETELQTMATTEYTQFLSANKVVATNMSKDADMVKRVGQRITKAVEEYYASKNMSDKLTGFKWEYNLVNDPAVNAWCMPGGKIVVYTGLLPITQNEAALAVVMGHEVSHALLQHGNQRMSQQIGAQAVQMGLQVALSSKPAETQNAFLTAFGIGAQVGVMLPFSRKHELEADHWGLNFAAMAGYNPQEAIPLWQRMEKAGGGQKPPEFLSTHPSEGKRIEQLQKYMEEALSYYKPVQK; this comes from the coding sequence ATCGTGAAAAAGCTTATCCTTCCTTTGCTCGCCCTAATTGTTTTTTCCTGTTCTAAAAATGCACTTACCGGAAAAAGCCAGTTCACGCTGCTTCCCGAAACGGAATTGCAGACCATGGCCACAACTGAATACACTCAATTCCTATCAGCCAATAAAGTTGTTGCCACGAATATGAGTAAAGATGCCGATATGGTGAAAAGGGTAGGGCAACGCATTACCAAAGCCGTGGAAGAATATTATGCCTCCAAAAACATGAGCGATAAACTCACCGGTTTCAAATGGGAATACAATCTGGTCAACGACCCCGCAGTCAATGCCTGGTGTATGCCGGGGGGAAAGATCGTCGTTTATACCGGTTTACTCCCGATCACACAAAACGAAGCAGCCCTGGCAGTAGTTATGGGACATGAAGTTTCCCATGCCCTTTTACAACATGGAAACCAACGTATGAGCCAGCAGATCGGGGCACAGGCCGTTCAAATGGGTTTGCAGGTGGCCTTATCCAGTAAGCCCGCCGAAACACAAAACGCATTCCTGACCGCTTTTGGCATAGGTGCCCAGGTCGGTGTCATGCTTCCCTTTTCGCGCAAGCATGAATTGGAAGCCGATCATTGGGGATTGAATTTCGCCGCCATGGCTGGTTATAATCCCCAGGAAGCCATTCCCTTGTGGCAAAGGATGGAAAAAGCAGGCGGTGGCCAGAAACCACCTGAATTTCTGAGCACCCACCCCAGTGAGGGCAAGCGGATCGAACAGCTTCAGAAGTATATGGAAGAAGCCCTAAGTTATTATAAGCCAGTACAGAAATAA
- the plsY gene encoding glycerol-3-phosphate 1-O-acyltransferase PlsY, translated as MNELLLIVLAYLIGSIPTSVWVSKHFFGVDIRDYGSGNAGATNTYRVLGPCWGTFVMIVDMLKGIVAVRLAFLLPFYIGHETQMTNLQIGLGLAAVVGHIFPIWAEFKGGKGVATIFGLVLGISPLTAVSCVGVFLLVLYLTRFVSLSSILASIAFPIFILVIFNVDNDFYRIFAVAVSLMVLVTHQKNIGRLLRGSESKVPILKHRDRRRERRRP; from the coding sequence ATGAACGAACTGTTATTGATAGTTCTGGCATATCTGATTGGCAGCATTCCTACATCGGTCTGGGTGAGTAAACACTTTTTTGGCGTTGACATCAGGGACTATGGAAGCGGTAATGCCGGTGCCACCAATACTTATCGCGTCCTTGGACCTTGCTGGGGGACATTTGTGATGATCGTTGATATGTTGAAGGGGATCGTAGCTGTCAGGCTCGCCTTTCTTTTACCTTTTTATATTGGCCACGAAACGCAAATGACCAACCTGCAAATTGGCCTTGGACTGGCTGCTGTTGTAGGGCATATCTTCCCCATCTGGGCAGAATTTAAAGGGGGCAAAGGGGTAGCCACCATATTTGGACTTGTATTAGGCATATCTCCATTGACCGCTGTAAGTTGCGTCGGGGTCTTTTTATTGGTCTTATACCTCACCCGATTTGTTTCCTTAAGCTCCATTCTCGCCAGTATCGCTTTCCCGATTTTTATCCTGGTGATCTTTAATGTAGACAATGACTTCTACCGGATCTTTGCGGTGGCTGTCAGTCTCATGGTACTGGTCACCCACCAAAAGAATATCGGCCGTCTGCTCCGTGGCAGCGAAAGCAAGGTTCCCATCCTCAAACATCGTGACCGCCGCCGGGAACGCCGCAGACCCTGA
- the prmA gene encoding 50S ribosomal protein L11 methyltransferase, giving the protein MNKAYIQVDFKGLSPEKVDILIAMLSEAGWEGFEETEDRFSAYIPEDEFQEENLKAMAGTDHYTVTTVPYINWNQRWESSFEPVMVDDFCAVRAGFHAPVENVRYEIVITPKQSFGTGHHATTWLMMKRMEQIDFTGKKVFDFGTGTGVLAILAEKAGAVKVLGIDNDTWSMENAQENGEANNCHHIRWELADHVPTEGQFEIILANINKNVITGHFKSLADRLTSGGTMLLSGLLTTDEEDILAGAQNEGLKFMDRMEKAGWICLSFKG; this is encoded by the coding sequence ATGAACAAGGCATATATACAAGTCGATTTTAAAGGTCTTTCACCCGAAAAAGTGGATATACTTATTGCCATGCTTTCAGAAGCAGGGTGGGAAGGGTTTGAGGAAACGGAAGACCGTTTTTCGGCCTATATACCGGAAGATGAGTTTCAGGAAGAAAACCTGAAGGCGATGGCCGGTACAGATCACTACACCGTAACCACTGTTCCCTATATCAATTGGAACCAACGTTGGGAGTCGAGCTTTGAACCGGTAATGGTTGATGATTTCTGCGCGGTAAGGGCCGGGTTTCATGCCCCTGTAGAAAACGTCCGGTATGAGATCGTGATCACCCCCAAACAAAGTTTTGGAACCGGTCATCACGCCACCACCTGGCTGATGATGAAACGTATGGAACAAATCGACTTTACCGGGAAAAAGGTCTTTGATTTTGGGACAGGAACCGGCGTTCTGGCTATTCTGGCTGAAAAGGCAGGCGCCGTCAAAGTGCTGGGGATTGACAATGACACCTGGAGTATGGAAAATGCACAGGAAAATGGAGAGGCCAACAATTGCCATCATATCCGATGGGAACTGGCAGACCATGTACCCACGGAAGGTCAGTTTGAAATTATACTGGCGAATATTAATAAAAATGTAATCACCGGGCACTTCAAAAGCCTCGCCGATCGTTTAACTTCAGGTGGAACCATGCTTCTAAGCGGGCTTCTGACCACGGATGAAGAGGATATATTGGCCGGGGCCCAAAATGAAGGTTTAAAATTCATGGACCGAATGGAAAAGGCAGGCTGGATATGCCTCAGTTTCAAGGGATAA
- the pnp gene encoding polyribonucleotide nucleotidyltransferase, which translates to MLSQAINKTFDLGDGRQITLGTGRLARQADGAVTVSMGNTILLATVVANKEAKEGQSFFPLTVDYQEKFASAGRIPGSFFKREGRLSDYEVLISRLIDRALRPLFPENYLCEVQVLVTLVSSDAEVMPDSLACLAASAALAVSDVPIQEILSEVRVARINGEFKVNPTRSELTEADLDFIIAATEKNIMMVEGEAQECSEEDLVKALGIAHDAIRIQIKAQEELRQMTGAKPKREVTPPVVDTDLLAKVEGFAKPKVYEVSKSALGKHERSDKFDAIQTELIEYLTKEYNVAEGEKLDDTIAKKAKNYYHDLQYHVVRDMILNDRVRLDGRQLDQVRPLDMETDVLPTPHGSALFTRGETQSLTTVTLGTPLDELLVESAATSDYSKFILHYNFPPFSTGEVKMMRGPGRREVGHGNLAMRSLKQMMPGEDYAYTVRIVSDILESNGSSSMATVCAGSLALMDAGIPIPKHVSGVAMGLISKEGKYAILTDILGDEDHLGDMDFKVTGTRDGICGVQMDIKVDGLSMDVMREALDQARRGRLHILDAMYACQPEARSEVKPHAPRMLKMFIDREFIGAVIGPGGKVIQEMQRETGTTINIEEKNNMGEVSIFGTNKEGVERAENWIKGIVAIPTVGDVYDSTVKSIMPFGAFVEFLPGKQGLVHISEVSWKRLETLDGVLKEGDRIKVKLIGTDPKSGKFKLSRKALIPKPERQENNPSQGGQPENN; encoded by the coding sequence ATGTTATCTCAAGCTATAAATAAAACATTTGACCTGGGCGATGGTCGTCAGATCACCCTGGGTACTGGTCGCCTGGCACGCCAGGCCGACGGCGCAGTTACTGTATCCATGGGAAATACCATCCTGCTGGCTACAGTGGTGGCTAACAAAGAGGCGAAAGAAGGACAAAGCTTTTTCCCGCTTACAGTAGACTATCAGGAGAAATTTGCTTCTGCCGGTCGTATCCCCGGATCATTTTTTAAAAGAGAAGGCCGGTTAAGCGATTACGAAGTCTTGATCAGCCGACTGATCGATCGGGCACTTCGTCCGCTGTTCCCCGAAAATTATCTCTGTGAGGTTCAGGTACTCGTGACCCTGGTTTCTTCCGACGCGGAAGTAATGCCCGATTCACTGGCTTGCCTGGCTGCTTCTGCCGCACTTGCCGTATCGGATGTTCCCATTCAGGAGATCCTTTCCGAAGTACGTGTTGCACGTATCAACGGAGAATTCAAAGTAAACCCCACCCGAAGTGAGCTGACAGAAGCTGACCTTGATTTCATCATTGCTGCCACCGAAAAGAATATCATGATGGTGGAAGGGGAAGCACAGGAGTGTTCGGAAGAAGACCTGGTAAAAGCGCTTGGAATCGCCCACGATGCCATCCGTATCCAGATCAAAGCCCAGGAAGAATTAAGGCAAATGACCGGTGCAAAACCAAAACGTGAAGTGACGCCTCCTGTGGTAGACACTGATTTGCTCGCAAAAGTGGAAGGCTTTGCTAAACCTAAGGTGTACGAAGTTTCCAAATCTGCCCTTGGAAAACACGAGCGGTCTGATAAATTCGATGCCATTCAAACGGAATTGATCGAATACCTGACGAAAGAATACAATGTTGCCGAAGGAGAGAAGCTCGATGATACGATCGCTAAAAAAGCCAAGAATTATTATCACGATCTTCAATACCATGTGGTACGGGATATGATCCTGAATGACCGGGTTCGTCTTGATGGCCGTCAACTGGATCAGGTTCGCCCCCTCGATATGGAGACAGACGTATTACCCACTCCACACGGATCTGCACTCTTTACCCGGGGAGAAACTCAATCCCTGACCACGGTCACCCTGGGTACGCCTCTCGACGAATTGCTGGTTGAAAGTGCAGCCACTTCAGATTACTCTAAATTCATTTTACACTATAATTTCCCTCCCTTCTCTACCGGTGAAGTAAAGATGATGCGTGGACCTGGTCGCCGGGAAGTTGGACATGGTAACCTGGCCATGCGTTCACTGAAGCAAATGATGCCCGGCGAAGATTATGCCTATACTGTTCGTATCGTAAGTGATATTCTCGAGTCCAATGGTTCCTCCTCGATGGCGACCGTTTGTGCCGGTTCTCTCGCTTTGATGGATGCAGGTATTCCCATTCCGAAACACGTGTCAGGTGTGGCCATGGGATTGATCAGCAAAGAAGGAAAATATGCGATCCTGACTGATATCCTTGGTGATGAAGATCATCTGGGTGATATGGACTTCAAAGTAACGGGTACCCGTGATGGAATCTGTGGCGTGCAAATGGACATCAAAGTAGATGGCCTGAGCATGGATGTAATGCGTGAAGCACTTGACCAGGCACGTCGTGGTCGTCTGCATATCCTGGATGCCATGTATGCCTGTCAGCCTGAAGCACGCTCCGAAGTGAAACCCCATGCACCACGCATGTTGAAGATGTTCATTGATCGTGAATTCATCGGCGCTGTGATCGGACCTGGTGGTAAAGTGATCCAGGAAATGCAACGTGAAACCGGAACCACTATTAATATCGAAGAGAAGAATAACATGGGTGAAGTAAGCATCTTCGGTACAAATAAAGAAGGTGTGGAAAGGGCTGAAAATTGGATCAAAGGTATCGTAGCTATCCCCACCGTTGGAGATGTGTACGATTCAACTGTTAAATCCATCATGCCTTTTGGTGCCTTCGTAGAATTCCTGCCTGGTAAGCAAGGGTTGGTTCACATCTCTGAAGTAAGCTGGAAACGATTGGAAACACTCGATGGCGTACTGAAAGAAGGCGACCGCATCAAAGTAAAATTGATCGGAACCGATCCTAAATCAGGTAAATTCAAACTTTCCAGAAAAGCGCTTATCCCCAAACCTGAACGCCAGGAGAATAACCCCTCCCAGGGCGGACAGCCGGAGAATAATTAA
- the rpsO gene encoding 30S ribosomal protein S15, with protein MPVTKEKKASIIAEFGGKQGNTGSIEGQIALLTERITQISGHLQANKKDFSTHRGLMQLVGRRKRLLTYLQKHNLTGYRALIEKLGLRK; from the coding sequence ATGCCTGTAACAAAAGAAAAAAAAGCCTCCATTATCGCTGAATTCGGTGGAAAACAAGGAAACACCGGATCAATTGAAGGCCAAATCGCTCTGTTGACTGAGCGAATCACCCAGATCTCCGGCCATCTCCAGGCCAACAAAAAAGATTTCTCCACCCACCGTGGCCTGATGCAACTGGTAGGTAGAAGAAAACGTTTGCTTACCTATCTCCAAAAGCACAACCTGACTGGTTACCGCGCCCTGATCGAGAAGCTCGGCCTCCGGAAGTAA
- a CDS encoding tRNA-(ms[2]io[6]A)-hydroxylase: protein METASYSESTRNILGLQLPTDPRWVDLAGLSLEEILTDHAWCEQKAATSCISIIQKNSDKSDLVAALSPIVTEEWGHFRMVLAELKKRNLSLGPQRKDEYVNQLVDFHKKGGHWKDRFLDSLLLMALIEARSCERFKRLSEGIDDPYLQQFYRRFMESEAGHYTLFIDLAETYLDIEKVRKRWKEWLVFEGQIIQTLKVRGDRIH, encoded by the coding sequence ATGGAAACCGCTTCGTATTCCGAATCTACCCGGAATATCCTGGGTCTGCAATTGCCTACCGATCCGCGTTGGGTGGACCTGGCCGGACTTTCCCTGGAAGAAATCCTGACCGACCATGCCTGGTGTGAGCAAAAGGCGGCAACTTCCTGTATCTCAATTATTCAAAAAAACAGTGATAAAAGTGACCTGGTCGCGGCCCTTTCCCCGATTGTAACGGAAGAATGGGGGCATTTCCGGATGGTGCTGGCCGAGTTGAAGAAACGAAACTTATCCCTGGGACCTCAACGGAAGGATGAGTACGTCAACCAGTTGGTTGATTTTCATAAAAAAGGAGGCCATTGGAAGGACCGCTTTCTGGATAGCCTGCTACTGATGGCTTTGATCGAGGCAAGAAGTTGTGAACGGTTTAAACGACTGAGTGAGGGAATTGATGACCCATATCTTCAACAATTTTACCGGCGTTTCATGGAAAGTGAAGCCGGGCATTATACGCTGTTTATTGACCTGGCGGAAACCTACCTCGATATAGAAAAAGTACGTAAACGCTGGAAAGAATGGCTTGTTTTCGAAGGTCAGATCATTCAAACGCTCAAAGTACGCGGTGACCGCATCCACTAA
- a CDS encoding galactose mutarotase — MMIEKTLAYIHPNGKEVFKVVLTNQNGMRVNITNLGNIISALEFNGVNLVLGFEDLKHYLSPAYLTSYPFLGAVIGRTANRIKDGRFELDGKSYQLAQNLGRDSLHGGVEGFDKKVWEIIAINEEENSVRFRYKSPDGEEHFPGNLIIDQEYKLTESNELIMDSFAETDAPTLINLTHHDYFNLNGSGSIGKHRVRINAREYLGQDDQLVADGRKIPVEGTVYDFQTTKEVLANKPEYDQSFCIQDADGSLQLAAEATGDVTGISLQVLTTDPIVHLYTGSGLPELEFDGKKYFGPSTGFCFETQKEPNAINIPGFSNTVLRPGERYFQRVVYGVRREA; from the coding sequence ATGATGATTGAAAAAACCTTAGCCTATATCCATCCCAATGGGAAAGAAGTTTTCAAAGTTGTGTTGACCAACCAAAACGGGATGCGTGTAAACATCACCAATCTTGGTAATATCATTTCCGCATTGGAATTCAATGGAGTCAATCTCGTGCTGGGATTTGAAGACCTGAAACATTATCTCTCACCGGCCTATCTGACCTCCTACCCTTTTCTCGGTGCCGTAATCGGTCGTACCGCTAACCGTATCAAAGACGGCAGGTTTGAACTAGATGGTAAATCTTATCAGTTGGCCCAAAACCTGGGGCGTGACAGCCTGCATGGGGGAGTTGAAGGTTTTGATAAAAAAGTATGGGAAATAATAGCGATCAACGAAGAAGAGAATAGCGTGCGGTTTCGGTACAAGAGTCCGGATGGAGAAGAACATTTCCCCGGCAATCTAATCATAGACCAGGAGTATAAACTTACCGAGTCCAATGAACTGATCATGGATTCATTTGCCGAAACAGATGCTCCTACCCTGATCAACCTTACACACCACGATTATTTCAATTTAAATGGAAGTGGCAGTATAGGAAAACATCGGGTACGGATAAATGCCAGGGAATACCTGGGTCAGGATGATCAACTTGTAGCAGACGGAAGAAAGATACCTGTTGAAGGCACCGTTTATGATTTTCAAACCACCAAGGAGGTCCTCGCTAATAAGCCGGAGTATGACCAAAGTTTTTGTATCCAGGATGCTGATGGTAGTTTGCAATTGGCCGCCGAAGCCACGGGAGACGTTACTGGCATTTCATTACAGGTGTTGACCACTGACCCCATTGTTCATTTATATACCGGAAGCGGACTACCAGAACTGGAGTTTGATGGTAAAAAATATTTCGGGCCAAGTACCGGTTTTTGTTTTGAAACCCAGAAAGAGCCCAATGCCATTAATATACCTGGTTTCTCCAATACAGTGTTAAGGCCGGGGGAAAGATATTTTCAGCGGGTGGTGTATGGTGTGAGACGTGAGGCGTGA
- a CDS encoding GSCFA domain-containing protein — translation MQFQLDIQIKKPEEQIRYGQKIMLIGSCFTEHIGKALQELKFDVLQNPHGILFDPASVCHSLLSYIEGKKYTANDLFYLNEVWATWHHHSRFSHMRKEECLEEINRSQENAHAFLRQAEWLIITLGSSFSYRLTDQADKASLSTGSAVANCHRAPGQWFQKHMMEIAETTAALDQLIHRLRAFNPELKLIFTISPVRHIRDGVVENNRSKARLLESVHQLVNKFDNTWYFPAYELVIDVLRDYRFYDIDMVHPNYPATQFVMEKFMDSMVDEPSKWLSQEIRKIVIARNHKAFQAATKAHQQFLQQHLQLAQALQEKYPMVDLREEIEYFREA, via the coding sequence ATGCAATTTCAACTAGATATTCAGATCAAAAAGCCGGAGGAACAGATTCGGTATGGGCAAAAGATCATGCTCATAGGGTCCTGTTTTACCGAACACATTGGAAAGGCCTTGCAGGAATTGAAATTTGATGTATTGCAAAATCCTCATGGCATCCTTTTCGATCCGGCCAGTGTTTGTCATAGTCTTCTATCATACATTGAGGGAAAAAAGTACACTGCCAATGACCTGTTCTATTTGAATGAGGTTTGGGCGACCTGGCATCATCATTCCCGGTTTTCGCATATGAGGAAGGAAGAATGTCTTGAAGAAATCAACCGGTCGCAGGAAAATGCGCACGCTTTTCTTCGTCAGGCAGAGTGGCTGATCATCACCCTGGGTTCTTCCTTTAGTTACAGATTGACCGATCAGGCGGATAAAGCCTCCTTATCGACAGGTTCAGCTGTGGCTAATTGCCATCGGGCACCCGGGCAATGGTTTCAAAAGCACATGATGGAGATCGCTGAAACTACGGCCGCTCTTGATCAATTGATCCATCGGCTGCGCGCCTTTAACCCGGAATTGAAATTGATCTTTACCATAAGCCCGGTACGGCATATTCGGGATGGCGTGGTTGAGAACAACCGAAGTAAAGCCCGGCTATTGGAATCTGTTCATCAGTTGGTCAATAAATTTGACAACACCTGGTATTTCCCGGCTTATGAACTCGTGATCGATGTGTTGAGGGATTATCGGTTTTATGATATTGATATGGTTCATCCCAATTATCCCGCCACACAGTTTGTGATGGAAAAATTCATGGATAGCATGGTCGATGAACCATCCAAATGGCTAAGCCAGGAGATCAGAAAAATTGTCATAGCCAGAAATCACAAAGCCTTTCAGGCAGCAACTAAGGCACACCAACAATTCTTACAACAACATCTTCAACTCGCCCAGGCATTACAGGAGAAATATCCAATGGTGGATTTGAGGGAGGAGATAGAGTATTTTCGTGAGGCGTGA
- a CDS encoding hydroxymethylglutaryl-CoA lyase, producing MQGWKKPISTEKKISYLNQLLKVGFHTLDFGSFVSPKAIPQMADTAEVVARLDKSGSSTQLLAIIANLRGAEQAASFEQIDVLGFPFSVSETFQQRNTQASMETAIERVADIQDLCVEKGKQLVVYISMGFGNPYGDPYDEDIVFEWVNRLVGMDIGIISLADTVGIATPEQVYDMTGYLVESFPGTEIGVHLHSRPDNWKEKLEAAWKAGCRRFDGAIKGIGGCPMADDELVGNLDTLNIVSFFREKGVSMGIDQQVLLDSLPMAEDIFQ from the coding sequence ATGCAAGGTTGGAAAAAACCAATTTCGACAGAAAAGAAAATCAGCTACCTGAACCAACTTCTGAAGGTAGGTTTTCACACCCTCGATTTTGGAAGTTTTGTTTCGCCCAAGGCCATTCCTCAAATGGCAGATACTGCGGAGGTAGTTGCCCGATTGGATAAATCGGGTTCATCCACCCAATTACTTGCGATCATTGCCAACCTGCGTGGTGCAGAGCAAGCCGCCTCCTTTGAACAGATCGATGTTCTTGGATTTCCCTTCTCCGTTTCTGAAACATTTCAGCAAAGAAATACCCAGGCAAGCATGGAAACTGCCATTGAACGGGTGGCTGATATCCAGGATCTGTGTGTTGAAAAAGGAAAGCAACTCGTGGTATATATTTCAATGGGGTTTGGAAATCCATATGGCGACCCGTATGATGAGGACATTGTATTTGAATGGGTAAACCGACTTGTAGGCATGGATATCGGCATCATTTCACTGGCGGATACAGTGGGCATTGCCACACCGGAACAAGTGTATGATATGACCGGCTACCTCGTGGAATCCTTTCCCGGAACTGAAATCGGTGTTCATCTGCATTCCCGCCCCGACAATTGGAAAGAAAAACTGGAAGCAGCCTGGAAGGCAGGATGTCGTCGCTTTGATGGTGCCATCAAGGGTATTGGCGGTTGTCCCATGGCTGATGATGAACTGGTCGGAAATTTGGATACATTGAATATCGTTTCCTTCTTTCGGGAAAAAGGGGTTTCCATGGGGATAGATCAACAGGTGTTGTTAGATAGCCTTCCGATGGCAGAAGATATCTTTCAGTAA
- the rlmB gene encoding 23S rRNA (guanosine(2251)-2'-O)-methyltransferase RlmB, translating into MERSDKRPRPKKSSLVLGRQPLVEAIRSGKAIDKILMQKNASGDSIALIRELAKDHQVPIQYVPPEKLNSISRGNHQGVIAFTAAIQYLELQQVISFVVEKGETPLFLLLDGITDVRNIGAIARTALCMGVQALVIPDKGVAPLQEDAIKASAGALELISVCRVNSLMKAVDELHLNGIRVFASEMTAEKTLFDCDFKEPCAIVMGGEEKGVYPALMKICDETMKIPMVGNFESLNVSVAAGMILYEALKQRLP; encoded by the coding sequence ATGGAGAGATCGGATAAAAGACCAAGACCCAAGAAATCTTCGCTGGTATTAGGAAGACAACCGCTGGTGGAAGCCATCCGGTCAGGAAAAGCGATTGATAAGATATTGATGCAAAAGAATGCATCCGGTGATTCCATTGCTTTGATCCGGGAATTGGCAAAGGACCACCAGGTGCCGATACAATATGTGCCGCCAGAGAAATTAAATAGCATAAGCCGGGGAAACCACCAGGGCGTAATTGCCTTTACCGCGGCCATACAATACCTCGAATTACAGCAGGTGATCAGTTTTGTTGTGGAAAAAGGGGAGACCCCCTTGTTCCTGTTATTGGATGGTATCACCGATGTGCGGAATATTGGGGCCATTGCACGTACTGCCCTTTGTATGGGCGTACAGGCCCTGGTGATACCGGATAAAGGAGTGGCTCCCTTGCAGGAAGATGCGATAAAAGCATCAGCCGGAGCCCTTGAATTGATCTCTGTTTGCCGGGTCAACAGCCTGATGAAAGCAGTAGATGAGTTGCACCTGAACGGAATCCGTGTATTTGCCAGCGAAATGACCGCAGAAAAAACACTCTTTGATTGTGATTTTAAAGAACCTTGCGCTATCGTCATGGGTGGGGAAGAAAAGGGCGTCTATCCGGCCCTGATGAAGATCTGTGATGAAACCATGAAGATCCCCATGGTAGGAAATTTTGAAAGCCTGAATGTGTCCGTAGCAGCGGGAATGATACTTTATGAAGCATTAAAACAACGTTTACCTTGA
- a CDS encoding NUDIX hydrolase: MESTNPWTILGEKAIYENPWIKVTEYDVLNPNGGKGIYGKVHFQNIAIGVLPLDEDGNTYLVGQYRFTLNQYSWEIPEGGGEMGVDPLESAKRELKEETGMEALAWQKILTMHLSNSCSDEISEVFLARDLKQGEAMPEETEQLMVRKLPFEEAFAMVEKGEITDAISVAAIIKVKLMLLNGEIG, encoded by the coding sequence ATGGAATCCACCAACCCCTGGACGATATTGGGCGAAAAAGCCATCTATGAGAATCCCTGGATCAAGGTGACGGAGTATGACGTATTGAACCCCAATGGAGGGAAGGGAATCTATGGAAAAGTGCATTTCCAAAATATTGCCATTGGTGTTTTGCCTTTGGATGAGGACGGGAACACTTATCTTGTTGGGCAATATCGTTTCACCCTGAACCAATACAGTTGGGAAATACCCGAAGGTGGTGGAGAAATGGGGGTTGACCCGCTGGAGTCAGCAAAACGCGAACTAAAAGAAGAGACCGGAATGGAAGCATTGGCCTGGCAAAAAATCCTTACCATGCACCTCTCCAATTCCTGCTCCGATGAGATCAGCGAAGTGTTCCTCGCCCGCGATTTAAAACAGGGGGAGGCCATGCCAGAAGAGACAGAACAATTGATGGTTAGAAAATTACCTTTTGAGGAGGCTTTTGCCATGGTAGAAAAGGGAGAGATCACAGATGCCATCTCGGTGGCTGCTATTATTAAGGTTAAACTCATGTTACTGAATGGAGAGATCGGATAA